A region of Deinococcus apachensis DSM 19763 DNA encodes the following proteins:
- a CDS encoding ferritin-like domain-containing protein yields MAMQMQDLQDLYVHKLQDIYSAEQQGLQAMQQSVQVIQTPELRQGMQMHIQQTEGQIQRLEQILQKLGEQPGSETCEGMRGLVQEAQKLIQENASPEVLEAGLIAAQQAMEHYEIAGYGTARTYAQLLGDQDAVQLLEQTLQEEKTADEQLTQVAQQINVEAMNA; encoded by the coding sequence ATGGCGATGCAAATGCAAGACCTTCAGGACCTCTACGTTCACAAGCTCCAGGACATCTACAGCGCCGAGCAGCAGGGCCTGCAGGCGATGCAGCAGAGCGTGCAGGTGATCCAGACGCCCGAACTGCGGCAGGGCATGCAGATGCACATCCAGCAGACCGAGGGGCAGATCCAGCGCCTGGAACAGATCCTCCAGAAGCTGGGCGAGCAGCCCGGCAGCGAGACCTGCGAGGGCATGCGCGGCCTGGTGCAGGAAGCCCAGAAGCTGATCCAGGAGAACGCCTCGCCTGAGGTGCTGGAAGCGGGGCTGATCGCTGCCCAGCAAGCGATGGAGCACTACGAGATCGCCGGGTACGGCACCGCCCGCACCTATGCCCAACTTCTGGGCGATCAGGACGCGGTGCAGCTTCTGGAGCAGACCCTCCAGGAGGAGAAGACGGCTGACGAGCAGCTCACCCAGGTCGCCCAGCAGATCAACGTCGAGGCGATGAACGCCTGA
- a CDS encoding S1C family serine protease, translating to MRPALRAGLAALLLAGAVTGAYVTGRVDAQRALVTPDEINTVEVSQRALPAVVRIDARLRKEVLQPGDDPVETGSGFFYKKNLIVTNYHVIQYQESVSVTLYNGRRVMARVEGIDPGIDIAILRVTGVTAPRTLAFGRSAALTPGQKLITIGTPLRIQNFVGVGNFSVAASARDLPRNDQLGQEIGQYLVSTNNIQGGNSGGPLLDSRGAVVGVADSNAAPNGFVPGVIGIAIPGDLVRQSLDDLEKIGVPQRGTLGATLVDLDTLDPALRQLAGLSSSEGALVDEVPAGTAGARAGLRGSLRNSRGQLLAPLGDVIVSVDGQRVRDSFDVTRLVATKRPGQIVNLRLWRNKKPVDVKVTLLKRTLQ from the coding sequence GTGAGGCCCGCCCTGCGCGCTGGCCTGGCCGCCCTGCTGCTCGCGGGGGCGGTCACGGGCGCGTACGTCACCGGGCGGGTGGATGCCCAGCGTGCCCTGGTCACCCCGGACGAGATCAACACGGTCGAGGTCAGTCAGCGCGCCCTCCCGGCGGTCGTGCGGATTGACGCGCGGCTCCGCAAGGAGGTGCTGCAACCCGGCGACGACCCGGTGGAGACGGGCAGCGGCTTCTTCTACAAGAAGAACCTAATCGTCACCAACTACCACGTGATTCAGTACCAGGAGTCGGTGAGCGTGACCCTGTACAACGGGCGGCGCGTGATGGCGCGGGTGGAGGGGATCGACCCCGGCATCGACATCGCCATCCTGCGGGTGACGGGGGTCACGGCGCCCCGCACCCTCGCCTTCGGGCGCAGCGCAGCCCTGACTCCCGGGCAGAAGCTGATCACCATCGGCACCCCGCTGCGGATTCAGAACTTCGTGGGAGTGGGCAATTTCAGCGTGGCCGCGAGCGCGCGTGATCTGCCCCGCAACGACCAGCTCGGGCAGGAGATCGGGCAGTACCTCGTCAGCACGAACAACATCCAGGGTGGCAACAGCGGCGGCCCGCTGCTCGACTCGCGCGGGGCTGTGGTTGGGGTGGCCGATTCCAATGCCGCGCCCAACGGCTTCGTGCCCGGCGTGATCGGCATCGCCATTCCCGGTGACCTCGTGCGGCAGAGCCTGGACGACTTGGAGAAGATCGGGGTGCCGCAGCGAGGCACGCTGGGCGCGACGCTGGTGGACCTCGACACCCTGGACCCCGCCCTGCGCCAGCTCGCGGGCCTGAGCAGCTCCGAGGGGGCGCTGGTGGACGAGGTGCCCGCCGGAACCGCCGGGGCGCGGGCCGGGTTGCGCGGCTCGCTGAGAAACAGCCGGGGCCAGCTTCTCGCCCCGCTGGGCGACGTGATCGTGTCGGTGGACGGCCAGCGCGTGCGCGACAGTTTCGACGTGACCCGCCTGGTGGCGACCAAGCGCCCCGGCCAGATCGTCAACCTGCGGCTGTGGCGCAACAAGAAGCCGGTGGACGTGAAGGTGACGCTGCTGAAGCGCACCTTGCAGTGA
- a CDS encoding ArsR/SmtB family transcription factor produces the protein MTAPTSSRDEACEVTCVHPQAVARARAAQPDEGALARAAALLKAMSDRTRLRLLTALSTGELCVCDLAVIAGISESAVSHQLRLLREEHLVAPRREGRVVYYRLADAHVTGLLGNVLEHMGHAGL, from the coding sequence ATGACCGCCCCCACCTCCTCCCGGGACGAGGCCTGCGAGGTGACCTGCGTCCATCCCCAGGCCGTCGCGCGGGCCCGCGCCGCCCAGCCGGACGAGGGGGCGCTGGCCCGCGCCGCCGCGCTGCTCAAGGCCATGTCCGACCGCACCCGGTTGCGGCTGCTGACGGCCCTGAGCACCGGGGAGCTGTGCGTCTGCGACCTCGCCGTGATCGCGGGCATCAGCGAGAGCGCCGTGAGCCACCAGCTCCGGCTGCTGCGCGAGGAGCACCTCGTCGCGCCGCGCCGCGAGGGCCGCGTCGTGTACTACCGCCTTGCGGACGCCCATGTCACCGGCCTGCTGGGCAACGTGCTGGAGCATATGGGCCACGCTGGACTTTGA
- a CDS encoding deoxynucleoside kinase has product MYLVVEGPIGVGKTSLAGRLAARYGAELNLEVVEENPFLARFYEAPEAYSFQVQVFFLLSRFKQLSNLAQPGLWSGNVVSDYLFDKDFIFAAMNLRDAEFALYEDLYSHLSPRLPTPDLVVYLRAEPELLLSRIEKRGRPFERDMQAAYLQELTTRYDEYFRTYPGRLLTVDASGYDFVGSAQDEQAILGRVHEALHAESAAD; this is encoded by the coding sequence ATGTATCTGGTCGTCGAAGGCCCCATCGGGGTGGGAAAAACGAGCCTCGCCGGGCGCCTCGCCGCGCGCTACGGGGCAGAGCTGAACCTGGAGGTCGTGGAGGAGAACCCCTTCCTGGCCCGTTTCTACGAGGCCCCCGAGGCGTACTCGTTTCAGGTGCAGGTGTTTTTCCTGCTGTCGCGCTTCAAGCAGCTCTCAAACCTCGCGCAGCCGGGACTCTGGAGCGGGAACGTGGTCAGCGACTACCTCTTCGACAAGGACTTCATCTTCGCCGCGATGAACTTGAGGGATGCCGAGTTCGCCCTGTACGAGGACCTCTACAGCCACCTCTCGCCCCGGCTGCCCACCCCCGACCTCGTGGTGTACCTGCGGGCCGAGCCCGAACTGCTGCTCTCGCGCATCGAGAAACGCGGGCGGCCCTTCGAGCGCGATATGCAGGCCGCCTACCTTCAGGAGTTGACCACTCGCTACGACGAGTATTTCCGCACGTACCCCGGCAGGCTGCTCACGGTGGATGCCAGCGGCTACGACTTCGTGGGGAGCGCGCAGGATGAGCAGGCGATCCTGGGCCGGGTCCACGAGGCGCTGCACGCGGAAAGCGCGGCGGACTGA
- a CDS encoding DMT family transporter, with the protein MTSHAPQVGRLDPLSLAAIGVTILFWASAFAGIRAGLEAFSPGHLTLYRFLVASVALGVYAVVARIPLPSLPDLGRIGLLSFSGITLYHVCLNYGELTVPAGTASLIIAAGPVITALLATRFAGERLNALGWLGTLISLAGVALIVLGRGESLDFTRGALLILAAALFTSLYFVFQKPLLKRINPLHFTVWSLLTGTLPLLVFLPGFGAQLAQAPLPAHLAVVYIGLFPAALAYLTWTFALSRVGAGTTTSFLYVSPVLAILIAWVWLGELPKPLSLVGGVVAVAGVILVNTRGRPPA; encoded by the coding sequence CTGACCTCCCACGCGCCTCAGGTCGGCCGCCTCGACCCCCTGTCGCTGGCGGCGATTGGGGTGACCATCCTGTTCTGGGCGTCGGCGTTCGCGGGCATTCGGGCGGGGCTGGAGGCCTTCTCGCCGGGGCACCTCACCCTGTACCGATTCCTGGTGGCGAGCGTGGCGCTGGGGGTGTACGCGGTGGTCGCCCGCATCCCCTTGCCGTCCCTGCCCGACCTGGGGCGCATCGGGCTGCTGAGCTTTTCCGGGATCACCCTGTACCACGTCTGTCTCAACTACGGAGAGCTGACCGTGCCCGCCGGAACCGCGAGCCTGATCATCGCCGCCGGGCCGGTCATCACGGCACTCCTCGCCACGCGCTTTGCGGGGGAGCGGCTGAACGCGCTGGGCTGGCTGGGCACCCTGATCAGCCTGGCGGGGGTCGCCCTGATCGTGCTGGGGCGCGGCGAGAGTCTGGACTTCACCCGGGGGGCGCTGCTGATCCTGGCCGCCGCCCTCTTCACCAGCCTGTATTTCGTCTTTCAAAAGCCCCTATTGAAGAGGATCAATCCCCTGCACTTCACGGTCTGGAGCCTGCTCACGGGCACCCTGCCGCTGCTCGTCTTCCTCCCGGGCTTTGGGGCGCAACTCGCCCAGGCGCCGCTGCCCGCCCACCTCGCCGTGGTCTACATCGGGCTGTTTCCGGCGGCGCTGGCCTACCTGACCTGGACCTTCGCTCTGTCGCGGGTGGGGGCGGGGACCACGACCTCCTTCCTGTACGTGAGCCCGGTGCTCGCCATCCTGATCGCGTGGGTGTGGCTGGGGGAACTGCCCAAGCCTCTGTCACTGGTGGGCGGGGTGGTGGCCGTCGCGGGCGTCATCCTGGTGAACACGCGGGGAAGGCCCCCGGCATGA
- the tmpR gene encoding bifunctional dihydropteridine reductase/dihydrofolate reductase TmpR: protein MKGTALVTGSARGIGRSLAVALAGEGYAVAVHYRGSAADARETARQCEERGVRSTILQADLTDPDQARQLVREAHEAVPNSSLAVLVNNVGNYVHKPLLETTDAEWADMLASNLTATFATCQAAAPLMWEAGFGRIVNLGYAGARHLVARPGIVPYVIAKAGVLHLSHALAKVLAGTGVSVNVVSPGVIETSVSQPLREIPAGRVGTVAELVDAALYFVRASDYVTGQELEVAGGWNL from the coding sequence GTGAAGGGCACGGCCCTCGTCACCGGCTCGGCACGCGGGATCGGGCGGTCGCTGGCGGTCGCGCTCGCGGGCGAGGGGTACGCCGTCGCCGTCCACTACCGGGGCAGCGCGGCGGACGCACGGGAGACGGCCCGGCAGTGCGAGGAGCGGGGCGTGCGGTCCACCATTCTCCAAGCCGACCTCACCGACCCGGACCAGGCCCGGCAGCTCGTCCGGGAGGCCCACGAGGCGGTCCCGAATTCCTCCCTCGCCGTCCTCGTCAACAACGTGGGCAACTACGTCCACAAACCGCTGCTGGAGACGACGGACGCCGAGTGGGCCGACATGCTCGCCTCCAACCTCACCGCCACCTTCGCCACCTGCCAGGCGGCGGCGCCGTTGATGTGGGAGGCGGGCTTCGGGCGGATCGTGAATCTGGGGTACGCGGGCGCCCGGCACCTCGTCGCCCGTCCCGGCATCGTGCCCTACGTGATCGCCAAAGCTGGCGTCCTGCACCTCTCTCACGCACTCGCCAAGGTCCTGGCAGGCACAGGCGTTAGCGTGAACGTGGTGTCCCCGGGCGTGATCGAAACGTCGGTGAGCCAGCCCCTGCGCGAGATTCCCGCCGGACGGGTGGGCACGGTGGCGGAACTCGTGGACGCCGCGCTCTACTTCGTCCGGGCCAGCGACTACGTGACCGGGCAGGAGCTGGAGGTGGCGGGGGGCTGGAACCTGTGA
- a CDS encoding FmdB family zinc ribbon protein — translation MPTYVYKNIETGELYEIKQSMREDALTRHPETGVPIKRVLSAPGIAFRGSGFYVTDSRPKPSEGSGSGGGGGE, via the coding sequence ATGCCGACGTACGTGTACAAGAACATCGAGACCGGGGAACTCTACGAGATCAAGCAGAGCATGCGCGAGGACGCCCTGACGCGGCACCCCGAGACGGGCGTGCCCATCAAGCGCGTCCTGTCGGCCCCCGGCATCGCGTTCCGGGGCAGCGGCTTCTACGTGACTGACTCGCGGCCCAAGCCCAGCGAGGGGAGCGGCAGCGGGGGGGGCGGCGGCGAGTGA
- a CDS encoding ABC transporter permease subunit — protein sequence MNAPGDADIAIRLDDVTVRLGGQTVLEDVNLTVPHGEFLAVIGPSGGGKSTLLRVIAGLLRPQSGTVEVATPPALMFQDDRLLPWRTALRNVALPRDLGAGGGLEPREALHLVGMDAYAGYAPAQLSGGMRARVALARALAQSGDVLLLDEPFAALDALVRERFNAELRHLHEKTGRTTVLVTHSIREAVWLGDRVAVLRGGRIVDVLDTRGEGRVTAYTDGLEARLRNLLGAGDSTRLEVEPRGRFQLGWLAPAAALLAGLVLWEVGARLLNQPFLLPTPARVWAELGKTPGEFLTFTWDTARIALLGALLGSLAGAVIGYPLAKSRALERLLSPFVVASQSAPIVVLAPLLITWFGFGTVPAVLVSALSALYPVMVATIVGVREVRPTDHELFSTLRATPWQRLTRLELPSALPVMLGGLRLALSLALIGAVVWEFVSNAPGLGFAVNQARAYYNTPRQFAAIALLIVLGVALYLIVTTLERRVLRQRRRV from the coding sequence ATGAACGCGCCCGGGGACGCCGACATCGCCATCCGGCTGGACGACGTGACCGTGCGGCTGGGCGGTCAAACCGTGCTGGAGGACGTGAACCTCACCGTGCCGCACGGCGAGTTCCTGGCGGTGATCGGCCCCTCCGGTGGCGGCAAAAGCACGCTGCTGCGGGTGATCGCGGGGCTGCTGCGCCCCCAGTCGGGCACAGTGGAGGTCGCCACGCCGCCCGCGCTGATGTTTCAGGACGACCGCTTGCTCCCCTGGCGCACGGCGCTGCGGAATGTCGCGCTCCCCCGCGATCTAGGGGCAGGGGGTGGCCTGGAGCCGCGCGAGGCGCTGCACCTCGTCGGCATGGACGCCTACGCGGGCTACGCACCAGCACAGCTCTCGGGCGGGATGCGGGCGCGGGTGGCATTGGCCCGCGCGCTGGCCCAGAGCGGCGACGTGCTGCTGCTCGACGAACCCTTCGCCGCGCTCGACGCCCTGGTCCGCGAGCGCTTCAACGCCGAGCTGCGCCACCTGCACGAGAAGACGGGGCGCACGACCGTCCTCGTCACCCACTCCATCCGCGAGGCGGTGTGGCTGGGCGACCGGGTGGCCGTGCTGCGGGGCGGGCGCATCGTGGACGTGCTCGACACCCGTGGTGAGGGCCGTGTCACCGCCTACACGGACGGCCTGGAGGCGCGGCTGCGGAACCTGCTGGGAGCGGGGGACAGCACCCGGCTGGAGGTCGAGCCACGGGGCCGCTTCCAGCTCGGGTGGCTCGCCCCGGCGGCGGCCCTCCTCGCGGGCCTGGTGCTGTGGGAGGTCGGTGCCCGCCTCCTGAACCAGCCGTTCCTGCTGCCCACCCCCGCGCGGGTCTGGGCGGAGCTGGGCAAGACACCCGGGGAATTCCTCACCTTCACCTGGGACACGGCGCGGATCGCGCTGCTGGGGGCCCTGCTGGGCTCGCTGGCGGGGGCGGTGATCGGGTATCCGCTGGCGAAGTCCCGGGCGCTCGAACGCCTGCTGAGCCCCTTTGTCGTCGCGTCGCAGAGCGCGCCCATCGTGGTGCTCGCGCCGCTGCTGATCACTTGGTTCGGCTTCGGCACCGTGCCCGCTGTGCTCGTCAGTGCCCTGAGCGCCCTGTACCCCGTAATGGTCGCCACCATCGTCGGCGTGCGCGAGGTGCGGCCCACCGACCACGAACTCTTCTCCACCCTGCGCGCGACCCCCTGGCAGCGGCTGACCCGGCTGGAGCTGCCCTCGGCCCTGCCCGTCATGCTGGGCGGCTTGCGGCTGGCGCTCTCGCTCGCCCTGATCGGCGCTGTCGTGTGGGAGTTCGTGAGCAACGCGCCGGGACTGGGCTTTGCGGTCAACCAGGCGCGGGCCTACTACAACACGCCCCGCCAGTTCGCGGCCATCGCCCTCCTGATCGTCCTGGGCGTGGCGCTCTACCTGATCGTGACGACCCTGGAGCGGCGGGTGCTGCGCCAGCGCCGGAGGGTGTAG
- a CDS encoding UDP-N-acetylmuramoyl-L-alanyl-D-glutamate--2,6-diaminopimelate ligase has protein sequence MRLPDLAAALNVPTHDLPDVEVRGVTHNAAWVEPGSLFVAIRGAKFDGHQFLVEARARGAAAVLGEGVPDGVSPPLPYLTVPNARAALADAAVALAGHPSRQLRVVGVTGTDGKTTTSWLTRHLLRAAGLSTGLLSTVGYELPDGVLRHFPAHFTTPEAPQVQEALREMVDAGGRAAVLEASSHALALDRVRGVDWDVAVWTHLSREHLDFHGTVENYFAEKRKLVERARFGVLNADDPWTERLTGLAPAETTYSAEGRGADWRATSTLERATGLHFHVTSPLGEFGARLPMIGRFNVANALAAMAASVHLGATVPQLVEGLSTFRGVPGRMELVPGGEGDPRVIVDFAHTPPSLEKVLSTLRATTEGKLWVLIGSAGGPRDPGKRAPLGEVATRLADHAVFTEEDHRDTPLLEILREMERGARETGRHHFTSIGDRREAMRHVIREARAGDTVLLAGKGPEDTLERDTETLPWNEVEEAREALAARRNPA, from the coding sequence ATGCGCCTGCCCGACCTCGCCGCCGCCCTGAATGTCCCCACCCACGACCTCCCCGACGTGGAGGTACGCGGCGTGACGCACAATGCGGCGTGGGTGGAACCCGGCTCCCTGTTCGTGGCGATTCGCGGGGCGAAGTTTGACGGGCACCAATTCCTGGTGGAGGCACGGGCGAGGGGCGCCGCCGCCGTGCTGGGCGAGGGGGTGCCGGATGGGGTCTCCCCTCCCCTGCCCTACCTGACCGTGCCGAACGCGCGGGCGGCGCTGGCCGACGCGGCGGTAGCACTGGCGGGACACCCCAGCCGCCAGCTCAGGGTGGTCGGCGTGACGGGCACGGACGGCAAGACGACGACGAGCTGGCTGACCCGCCACCTGCTGCGGGCGGCGGGCCTGTCCACCGGCCTCCTGAGCACCGTCGGGTACGAGCTGCCGGACGGCGTGCTGCGCCACTTCCCGGCCCACTTCACCACGCCGGAGGCGCCCCAGGTGCAGGAGGCGCTGCGCGAGATGGTGGACGCGGGCGGGCGGGCGGCGGTGCTGGAGGCGAGCAGCCACGCCCTCGCGCTCGACCGGGTGCGAGGGGTGGACTGGGACGTGGCGGTATGGACCCACCTGAGCCGCGAACACCTGGATTTTCACGGCACGGTCGAAAACTACTTCGCCGAGAAGCGCAAGCTGGTGGAACGCGCCCGTTTTGGAGTGCTCAACGCGGACGACCCGTGGACGGAGAGGTTGACGGGCCTTGCCCCCGCCGAGACGACCTATTCCGCCGAGGGACGGGGGGCGGATTGGCGGGCGACCAGCACCCTGGAGCGGGCGACTGGGCTGCACTTCCACGTCACCTCACCGCTGGGCGAGTTCGGCGCGAGGCTGCCCATGATCGGCCGCTTCAATGTGGCGAACGCGCTCGCCGCGATGGCGGCGTCAGTTCACCTCGGCGCGACCGTGCCGCAACTCGTGGAGGGTTTGAGCACCTTCCGGGGCGTGCCGGGGCGGATGGAACTCGTGCCGGGGGGGGAAGGCGACCCGCGCGTGATCGTGGACTTCGCGCACACGCCGCCCAGCCTGGAGAAGGTCCTCTCGACCCTGCGGGCGACGACCGAGGGAAAGCTGTGGGTCCTGATCGGCTCCGCGGGTGGGCCGCGCGACCCGGGCAAACGGGCGCCCCTGGGCGAGGTGGCGACCCGGCTGGCCGACCACGCCGTCTTCACCGAGGAGGATCACCGCGACACGCCGCTTCTGGAAATTCTGCGCGAGATGGAGCGGGGCGCGCGGGAGACGGGGCGGCATCACTTCACGAGCATCGGCGACCGGCGGGAAGCGATGCGGCACGTGATCCGGGAAGCGCGGGCCGGGGACACCGTACTGCTCGCCGGGAAGGGGCCGGAGGACACGCTGGAACGGGACACCGAGACGCTGCCCTGGAACGAGGTGGAGGAGGCGCGGGAGGCCCTGGCCGCGCGACGGAACCCCGCGTAA
- a CDS encoding SRPBCC family protein → MSANMDNSNSKETGNSMDQGRLISGAAGGALLLLGLRRRGFLGLSMAAVGGYLAYRAATGNDPVMSAAGLSGNATAAKPIFVEHSVVIDRPAQQVYAYWRQLENLPRIMSHLENVTVLDERRSRWVAKAPLGTHVEWEAEIVNDKPGERIGWHSLPGATVDNAGSVQFESLPNGGTRVHVALSYRPPAGALGAAVAKLFGEEPSQQIADDLQKFKQTFEGANPQA, encoded by the coding sequence ATGAGCGCGAATATGGACAATTCGAACAGCAAGGAAACGGGCAACAGCATGGACCAGGGCCGCTTGATCAGCGGGGCGGCGGGGGGTGCGCTGCTCCTGCTGGGCCTGCGGCGCCGCGGCTTCCTGGGCCTGAGCATGGCGGCCGTGGGCGGCTACCTCGCCTACCGCGCCGCGACGGGCAACGACCCGGTGATGTCGGCGGCGGGCCTGAGCGGCAACGCGACGGCGGCCAAACCGATTTTCGTGGAACACAGCGTGGTGATCGACCGCCCGGCCCAGCAGGTGTACGCCTACTGGCGCCAGCTTGAGAACCTGCCCCGCATCATGAGCCACCTGGAGAACGTCACCGTCCTCGACGAGCGCCGCAGCCGCTGGGTCGCCAAGGCCCCGCTGGGCACCCACGTCGAGTGGGAGGCCGAGATCGTGAACGACAAGCCCGGCGAGCGCATCGGCTGGCACAGCCTGCCCGGCGCGACGGTGGACAACGCGGGCAGCGTGCAGTTCGAGAGCCTGCCGAACGGCGGCACCCGTGTCCACGTGGCCCTCTCGTACCGTCCGCCTGCCGGGGCTCTCGGCGCGGCGGTCGCCAAGCTGTTCGGCGAGGAACCCAGCCAGCAAATTGCCGACGACCTCCAGAAGTTCAAGCAGACCTTTGAGGGAGCGAATCCCCAGGCGTAA
- a CDS encoding TAXI family TRAP transporter solute-binding subunit, with protein sequence MKCVPLTALLLTLSAAGAATPTFLNVATGSPTGTYSAMFKNIGQVCTQSAYLRERGTSGSLENIDLLLDNQVSLAFVQSDVLKARQQIDKDPRVENIRTLLPLHREELHLFARPPVVKTNILGRTTTTGIQNFADLKDKRVGAWGGSLITARVLAAMTGVPFQIVSLKDQPSAFAALQSGQVDAVLAVVGQPAPWVKNLSGVNLIAVPTNPKLSAIYSPAKLFYPNLSANSVPTIAVQSVLATRDFKTPERKQLLLNYQKCAMSHLVNLQEDEGMHPKWQEVDFKTWPWPRYK encoded by the coding sequence ATGAAGTGTGTTCCCCTCACCGCCCTGCTGCTGACCCTGAGCGCCGCCGGGGCCGCCACCCCCACCTTCCTGAATGTGGCGACCGGCAGCCCGACGGGCACCTACAGCGCCATGTTCAAGAACATCGGGCAGGTCTGCACCCAGAGTGCGTACCTGCGCGAGCGCGGCACCAGCGGGTCGCTGGAGAACATCGACCTGCTGCTGGACAATCAGGTTTCGCTCGCCTTCGTGCAGTCGGACGTGCTCAAGGCGCGGCAGCAGATCGACAAGGACCCCCGGGTGGAGAACATCAGGACGCTGCTCCCCCTGCACCGCGAGGAGCTGCACCTGTTCGCCCGGCCGCCCGTCGTCAAGACGAACATTCTGGGCCGGACCACGACGACGGGTATCCAGAACTTCGCCGACCTGAAGGACAAGCGGGTGGGCGCCTGGGGCGGCAGCCTGATCACGGCGCGCGTGCTCGCGGCGATGACGGGCGTCCCCTTCCAGATCGTGAGCCTGAAGGACCAGCCCTCGGCCTTCGCGGCGCTCCAGTCGGGGCAGGTGGACGCCGTCCTCGCGGTCGTGGGGCAGCCCGCCCCCTGGGTGAAGAACCTCAGCGGCGTGAATCTGATCGCCGTGCCGACCAATCCCAAGCTCAGCGCCATTTATTCGCCCGCCAAGCTGTTCTACCCCAACCTCAGCGCGAATTCGGTCCCCACCATCGCCGTGCAGAGCGTGCTCGCCACACGCGACTTCAAGACGCCGGAGCGGAAGCAACTCCTGCTCAACTACCAGAAGTGCGCCATGAGTCACCTCGTGAACCTCCAGGAGGACGAGGGGATGCACCCCAAGTGGCAGGAGGTGGACTTCAAGACCTGGCCCTGGCCACGCTATAAGTGA
- a CDS encoding deoxynucleoside kinase, with protein MYLAISGNIGSGKSTLTRMLAERYGLRPVYEPYAENPYLEDFYRDMRRYSFHSQVYFLSRRLEQHLNLVTGARYVIQDRTVFEDANIFARNLYESGQMEARDWATYRGLYEGILPALRVPDLLIHIDASLPTLKKRIAQRGRAYEKDIPDAYLAGLNRLYDEWISRFDACAVVRVPGDRLDFVQDPAAFQWVCDRVQAHGFGLPLLR; from the coding sequence ATGTATCTCGCCATCTCCGGCAACATCGGCAGCGGTAAAAGCACCCTGACGCGGATGCTCGCCGAGCGCTACGGCCTGCGCCCGGTGTACGAGCCGTACGCGGAGAACCCCTACCTGGAGGACTTCTACCGCGACATGCGGCGGTATTCCTTCCACAGCCAGGTGTACTTCCTCTCGCGGCGGCTGGAGCAGCACCTCAACCTGGTGACGGGGGCGCGGTACGTCATCCAGGACCGCACGGTGTTCGAGGACGCCAACATCTTCGCGCGCAACCTCTACGAGTCCGGCCAGATGGAGGCGCGCGACTGGGCCACCTACCGCGGGCTGTACGAGGGTATCCTCCCCGCCCTGCGCGTGCCCGATCTCCTCATCCACATCGACGCCAGCCTGCCCACCCTGAAAAAGCGCATCGCCCAGCGCGGGCGGGCGTATGAAAAGGACATTCCGGACGCCTACCTCGCGGGCCTGAACCGGCTGTACGACGAGTGGATCAGCCGCTTCGACGCCTGTGCGGTCGTGCGCGTGCCCGGCGACAGGCTCGACTTCGTGCAGGACCCCGCCGCCTTCCAGTGGGTGTGCGACCGGGTGCAGGCGCACGGGTTCGGGCTGCCGCTGCTGCGCTGA
- a CDS encoding NUDIX domain-containing protein, with protein sequence MERPVVCVGALVWGPDNRVLLARTTKWRGLWGVPGGKVDWGETLEQAVVREFREETGLTLRDVRYAQTQEAVLSPEFHRPAHMVLVDFLARTDDTEVTPNEEIEAWAWVPLEEAASYPLNTVTRTLVELALKRGEG encoded by the coding sequence ATGGAAAGACCCGTCGTCTGTGTGGGTGCCCTCGTCTGGGGGCCGGACAACCGAGTATTGCTCGCTCGCACGACGAAGTGGCGCGGGCTATGGGGCGTGCCCGGCGGCAAGGTGGATTGGGGCGAGACGCTGGAGCAGGCCGTGGTGCGCGAGTTCCGCGAGGAGACCGGCCTGACGCTACGTGACGTGCGGTACGCCCAGACCCAGGAGGCTGTCCTGAGCCCCGAGTTCCACAGGCCCGCCCACATGGTGCTGGTGGACTTCCTCGCCCGGACGGACGACACGGAGGTCACCCCGAATGAGGAGATCGAGGCGTGGGCCTGGGTGCCGCTGGAGGAGGCCGCGAGCTATCCGCTGAACACTGTGACGCGCACTCTCGTTGAACTCGCCTTGAAACGGGGGGAGGGGTGA